In Caldilineales bacterium, a genomic segment contains:
- a CDS encoding FAD-dependent oxidoreductase — MPIQLIRQGLGQQPPPMWRRHDLRPSYDVVIIGGGAHGLACAYYLARDHGLSNVAVLEKSYIGAGGSGRNTTIIRSNYLTPEGVIFYDESVKLYEQMSVELGFNVMFSQRGHLTLAHTDASVRTMRRRAEVNRLQGVDSRLIWPDEVKRLCPGIDISDHPRYPILAALYHPPGGVIRHDAVVWGYASQADRRGVHIHQGVEVTGIRVESGRVAGVETSAGFIRTGVVLNATAGWATTIADMAGVRLPITTYPLQACVSEPLKPFLDVIIVSGSLHVYVSQSDRGELVMGAAVDPYTSYSMAGSLSFVEALAGHILELFPGLHQVKIMRQWAGLCDMTPDYSPVMGFTPVEGFLVDVGWGTYGFKASPVSGKRMAELIATGRTPDILHPFRLSRFYERDLVGEKGAASVGH; from the coding sequence ATGCCCATCCAATTGATCCGCCAGGGCCTCGGCCAGCAGCCGCCGCCCATGTGGCGCCGCCACGACCTACGCCCCTCCTACGACGTCGTCATCATCGGCGGCGGCGCTCACGGCCTGGCCTGCGCCTATTACCTGGCCCGCGACCACGGCCTCAGCAATGTGGCCGTGCTGGAAAAGAGTTACATTGGCGCTGGCGGAAGCGGCCGCAACACCACCATCATCCGCAGCAACTATCTCACGCCCGAAGGCGTGATCTTCTACGACGAAAGCGTCAAGCTCTACGAGCAGATGTCGGTCGAGCTGGGCTTCAACGTCATGTTCAGTCAGCGCGGCCACCTGACCCTGGCCCACACCGACGCCTCGGTGCGCACCATGCGCCGCCGGGCCGAGGTCAACCGGCTTCAGGGCGTCGATTCGCGGCTGATCTGGCCGGACGAGGTCAAACGGCTGTGCCCAGGCATCGACATCTCCGACCACCCGCGCTACCCCATCCTGGCCGCGCTTTACCACCCGCCCGGCGGCGTCATCCGCCACGACGCCGTGGTCTGGGGCTATGCCAGCCAGGCCGACCGGCGGGGCGTGCACATCCATCAGGGGGTCGAGGTTACGGGCATCCGGGTGGAGAGCGGACGGGTGGCAGGGGTGGAGACCTCGGCCGGCTTTATTCGCACGGGCGTCGTCCTCAACGCCACCGCCGGCTGGGCCACCACCATCGCCGACATGGCCGGCGTGCGGCTGCCGATCACCACTTATCCCTTGCAGGCGTGCGTGTCCGAACCGCTCAAGCCTTTCCTGGATGTGATCATCGTCTCCGGCAGCCTGCACGTCTATGTCAGCCAGTCGGATCGGGGCGAACTGGTGATGGGCGCCGCCGTGGACCCCTACACTTCCTATTCGATGGCCGGCTCGCTGTCGTTCGTCGAGGCGTTGGCCGGGCACATCCTGGAGCTTTTCCCCGGCCTGCACCAGGTCAAGATCATGCGCCAATGGGCTGGCCTCTGCGACATGACGCCCGACTACAGCCCGGTGATGGGCTTCACCCCGGTCGAAGGCTTTCTAGTCGACGTCGGCTGGGGCACCTACGGTTTCAAAGCCAGCCCCGTCAGCGGCAAACGCATGGCCGAACTGATCGCCACCGGCCGCACCCCCGACATCCTCCATCCCTTCCGCCTCTCCCGCTTCTACGAGCGCGACCTCGTCGGCGAAAAAGGCGCCGCCTCGGTGGGACATTGA